The genomic window tagaaaaataataattataatatccATACTACAAATATAAAACGCCTTTCTCATACTTAGCAAAAGTTTTTAAAACTGATATGtaagaaataattatattacGTTACTAAGAGAGTTGTGCCATTTATGCACggtataaaaatatcaaatcagCAACCAAGTAGCGTTATAGTGGTGTATATCTCACATGGTTCGTAGAATGACATCGTAGGTTTGTTTTGTTCCTTTATGGATGATCTGCTTCTCATAGGATCACACGAATCTGGTTTCGGGGTCGGATTGACTAGGAAGACAGGTTCTATTGGTAGATAGGTAGGTTCCATCCCCATAGGTATAGCAATGGGTCCGTCCAGTCCATCAACCCACATTACGGGATAGTCCCAAGGTAAGGGGTGGACAGGCATATAGCCAAATCGGTGGTCCCAAATGAAATGTCGGCCATGTTGGTCCACCTCCACCCTCTGCGACCTGACATAGGGTGGTTGTATTCTCCTGGGTTTTAGATGTTGTCTAGTCTTCCTCCGTTGTTCTTGTTCCATCAGAGCATCTATCACTGTGTCCGGGTTCTGTTTAAAGGTCATACTGAAGTGTTTTCTATACACTTCTACATCATCTACGGATAAATGGAgttgttgtagtttatataccagtaatcctCATTAATTTCGTAGAAATGTACGAATCTGTTCTccatattata from Pecten maximus chromosome 1, xPecMax1.1, whole genome shotgun sequence includes these protein-coding regions:
- the LOC117333747 gene encoding uncharacterized protein LOC117333747, whose amino-acid sequence is MNLSLAMAIVFILLVMKCTPTISDGDQADSVRHDVEVYRKHFSMTFKQNPDTVIDALMEQEQRRKTRQHLKPRRIQPPYVRSQRVEVDQHGRHFIWDHRFGYMPVHPLPWDYPVMWVDGLDGPIAIPMGMEPTYLPIEPVFLVNPTPKPDSCDPMRSRSSIKEQNKPTMSFYEPSSDPCTGKPQSEFAVTATSGMADILCMLCQYLKNKRCVWHFCVHPEGVYRINISEHLKT